In one window of Drosophila innubila isolate TH190305 chromosome 2L unlocalized genomic scaffold, UK_Dinn_1.0 4_B_2L, whole genome shotgun sequence DNA:
- the LOC117781000 gene encoding transcription initiation factor TFIID subunit 4 gives MSHQTIEVPMQPYAGKLLIIDQLVIPDSSDEPVAGKKENSESKFSEMPRPSFFEPKVIEKTLLKYCTLENMPKQFKDELVDGLLAAVETYMKHLIRSAIELCEHRSGNNLYNDPRCVVQHNMRTTMMFLNDREVSDFGCSDDDTNYGHRRRWMKLQRNRNSTSVESEIRLESTNNTALLALGARKPTGLGVLGGLFSNSTGMGAGAGAGLGTGLRAGLGAGVAAAPQRSFSVRIKHVNVKDIIQFMEEEKRYAQSKLLYDAYLIYKL, from the exons ATGTCCCACCAAACAATTGAGGTTCCAATGCAACCCTATGCCGGAAAACTTCTCATTATTGATCAGCTCGTGATTCCCGACAGCAGCGATGAGCCAGTGGCtggaaaaaaggaaaattccGAGAGCAAATTCTCAGAAATGCCACGTCCCTCGTTCTTTGAGCCCAAGGTGATTGAGAAGACACTGCTTAAATATTGCACATTGGAGAATATGCCGAAGCAGTTTAAGGACGAGCTTGTGGACGGACTGCTGGCTGCTGTGGAGACCTACATGAAGCACCTGATAAGAAGTGCCATCGAACTCTGCGAACATCGATCGGGCAACAATCTGTACAACGATCCACGCTGTGTGGTTCAACACAATATGCGAACCACCATGATGTTTCTCAACGATCGTGAAGTGTCCGATTTTGGCTGTTCTGATGATGATACCAATTACGGACATCGCAG ACGCTGGATGAAACTGCAACGCAATCGTAACAGCACTTCAGTGGAAAGTGAAATACGTTTGGAGTCGACCAATAATACAGCTCTCTTGGCTCTGGGAGCACGCAAGCCAACTGGACTGGGAGTCTTGGGTGGACTCTTCAGTAATTCAACAGGAATGGGAgcaggagctggagctggactTGGAACTGGATTGAGAGCGGGATTGGGAGCGGGAGTTGCAGCTGCACCACAACGTTCATTTTCTGTGCGGATTAAGCATGTGAATGTCAAggatataatacaatttatggAGGAGGAGAAGCGCTATGCGCAGTCCAAGTTGCTCTACGATGCCTATTTGATATACAAGTTGTAG
- the LOC117781108 gene encoding uncharacterized protein LOC117781108 yields MVKMEKFCFCAPLKWGMLIIAIFDTILNVLGCVALGFEEHKDQLYMLTPLVYGVLTHLIACILLVVSIKEQKREHVICYIITGSFRLVYAIYLIVCGFIYWFLFVAIIHLVLLIFGIYFLVCVFF; encoded by the exons ATggttaaaatggaaaaattttgtttctgTGCTCCGCTAAAATGGGGAATGCTTATTATAGCCATTTTTGATACAATACTAAATGTGCTTGGATGCGTTGCATTGGGTTTTG AGGAACATAAGGATCAGCTCTATATGCTAACACCATTAGTATATGGTGTATTAACTCATTTGATTGCATGCATTCTATTAGTGGTGTCAATAAAGGAG CAAAAAAGGGAACAtgtaatttgttatattattaCTGGAAGCTTTCGACTTGTATACGCTATATACCTTATCGTCTGTGGATTTATATAttggtttctttttgttgctatAATCCATCTCGTTCTGTTAA TCTTTGGCATTTATTTTCTGGTCTGTGTCTTCTTTTAG
- the LOC117780924 gene encoding uncharacterized protein LOC117780924 isoform X2, with the protein MVKMKKFCFCVPLKWGMLIIAIFDTILDVLGLIALHFVYLKDKNLGDNLLFMCIPILHFVGCILLAVSFWVRKKDLVLCYLFTGIWRIVFVICIMIPGIANWWLLVTINHLVIFIVGIFFMACVLFWYYELEEQK; encoded by the exons ATGGTTAAGATGAAAAAATTCTGTTTCTGTGTTCCTCTAAAATGGGGAATGCTTATTATAGCCATTTTTGATACAATATTAGACGTGCTTGGACTGATTGCCTTACATTTTG TATACTTAAAGGATAAGAATCTGGGTGATAATCTGCTATTCATGTGCATTCCAATACTGCATTTTGTTGGATGCATATTATTAGCAGTGTCATTTTGGGTG agaaaaaaagatttaGTACTGTGTTATTTGTTCACTGGAATCTGGCGAATCGTGTTCGTCATATGCATTATGATCCCGGGAATTGCAAATTGGTGGCTTTTAGTCACAATAAACCATCTCGTTATATTCA TTGTTGGCATTTTCTTTATGGCCTGTGTTCTCTTTTGGTACTATGAACTCGAGGaacagaaatag
- the LOC117780924 gene encoding uncharacterized protein LOC117780924 isoform X1, with product MTTKTCKLEKFCFCIPRKWGMLIIAIFDTILDVLGLIALCLEEDKDYYIKLALSAHIFVIHFFACIALIVSIWLKKQELVVCYLFIGGFRLGHVIYIIVAGFFCGWIFVIISYIFIFIIGLYFLVCVFFWYTELDDQK from the exons atGACCACTAAAACGTGTAAGTTGGAAAAATTCTGTTTCTGTATTCCGCGAAAATGGGGAATGCTTATTATAGCCATTTTTGATACAATATTAGACGTGCTTGGACTGATTGCATTATGTCTTG aagaAGATAAGGATTACTACATTAAGCTGGCTTTATCAGCTCATATTTTCGTAATCCACTTTTTTGCATGCATTGCATTAATAGTGTCAATTTGGTTG AAAAAACAGGAATTAGTTGTTTGTTATCTGTTTATCGGAGGCTTTCGACTTGGCCATGTTATATACATAATCGTCGCTGGATTTTTTTGTGGGTGGATCTTTGTCATTATaagctatatatttattttca TTATTGGCTTATACTTTTTGGTCTGTGTTTTCTTTTGGTACACTGAACTCGATGatcagaaataa